In Rhodothermia bacterium, the following are encoded in one genomic region:
- a CDS encoding glycosyltransferase encodes MTLFLILFCLFTVFYIVLMLLFAYGFRKAIKTYVPHQMSEANRPFVSVVIAARNEAENILLCLHRIFANHYPADRFEVIVVNDDSSDATAGIVEGLRLEYPNLHLLHMPENVVRTRAHKKKALEKGVLHAKGDLILTTDADCAVPLHWIETMAATFDEHTAFVSGPVAFRRKYNFFQDMQALEFLGLVAVGGGAIGLNRPNLANGANVAYRKSVFLAIKGFDGIDHLTSGDDEMLMQKIAATGHWRVRFCPSHKALVRTDPVPSLGALIQQRKRWASKGALYPNKGYVAVIVSVYMFFAFFLMALLSLLWRPDALATLCLALLGKILAEGALLGQATWQWRQRRLLVYFLPEQLIHIPYVVLIGLVSQFGGYQWKGRRIDR; translated from the coding sequence ATGACCTTGTTTTTAATTTTGTTCTGTCTGTTTACTGTTTTTTATATTGTTTTAATGCTGCTCTTCGCGTATGGATTTCGGAAGGCCATTAAAACGTATGTCCCTCACCAAATGTCGGAGGCAAACAGACCCTTTGTATCGGTGGTCATTGCAGCAAGGAACGAAGCAGAAAATATACTGCTCTGTTTGCACCGCATTTTCGCAAACCACTATCCCGCCGATCGTTTTGAGGTTATCGTTGTCAACGACGACTCAAGCGATGCAACAGCCGGAATAGTGGAAGGATTGCGGTTGGAGTATCCCAACCTACACCTATTGCATATGCCAGAGAATGTAGTACGAACAAGGGCACATAAAAAAAAGGCTTTAGAGAAAGGGGTACTCCATGCCAAAGGCGATCTTATTCTTACAACTGATGCAGATTGTGCCGTGCCTCTACATTGGATCGAGACCATGGCAGCCACTTTTGACGAACATACCGCCTTTGTTTCTGGCCCAGTCGCTTTTAGACGTAAGTATAATTTTTTTCAGGACATGCAGGCATTAGAATTCCTTGGATTGGTGGCCGTTGGCGGGGGAGCAATTGGGTTGAACCGCCCAAATTTGGCCAATGGTGCGAATGTAGCCTACCGTAAAAGCGTGTTTTTAGCGATCAAAGGCTTCGACGGAATTGACCATCTTACCTCAGGCGATGACGAGATGTTGATGCAGAAAATTGCAGCTACTGGCCATTGGCGAGTTCGCTTTTGCCCATCCCATAAAGCGTTGGTTCGGACGGATCCCGTTCCCAGCCTTGGCGCACTAATTCAGCAGCGCAAGCGTTGGGCCTCAAAAGGAGCTTTATACCCAAATAAAGGCTATGTCGCCGTTATTGTGTCGGTCTATATGTTTTTTGCGTTTTTTCTGATGGCTTTGCTCTCCCTGCTATGGCGTCCAGATGCTTTAGCCACACTTTGTCTCGCGTTATTGGGTAAAATCTTGGCAGAAGGCGCTTTGCTTGGACAAGCAACATGGCAGTGGCGTCAGCGGCGGCTTTTGGTGTATTTCTTGCCTGAACAACTGATCCATATCCCGTATGTGGTTTTGATTGGCTTAGTATCCCAATTTGGTGGGTATCAATGGAAAGGACGGCGTATTGATCGGTAA
- a CDS encoding peptidyl-prolyl cis-trans isomerase — translation MNKMRESTAVILWILVIAFGGIWVFTDSGAMDVIGRGNALNVATVDGEPIEREQFQNLLNNYIQQAQQNGQEVTQAMRDQYSDLVFNALIERKLREREMKKLGIQVTDQEVINMVFGATPDPIVLQSFSDGKGGINRTALKNFWENPERRPQVLQIQDYLREKRAQEKLDKLLEATVRVSDSDIVDEYLRRNQTYSAEYIALRYADIQDKSVPVTDADLRAYYNKNKEEFKRKKSYSFLFASKETSATPADSARVKNEMATLRESFANAKDYASFFTQNTAFAPFDSTYRDKTQFGPVLANTLFANPTVGTVIGPVADAGAFHLVKILGVKSEPAFTARASHILVEQEAKAKELMAQLKAGGDFAALAKANSKDPGSGQNGGDLGEAPTANYVPEFRNAIETAPLNQVIGPVKTQFGFHIIKVASRTATTSSRLKVADFMRSIDVGAEAVDRIRKGMEDFQYFATEANDFRGEAKKQKLQVQTTSVEEGANTIPLLGPSRAIMNFLATAKPNQVSDVVELDGKMVVVQLLETKPEGFKSVEELKTVLEPRARNEKKKNMLEERFRNAMAKNGFGNNLAQALKTNVNTATDLTANNALIQTLGREPKFVGALSALKPGQSSGAIVGENGVYVVKLTSKGNFSASTMKPDEKAQILQTLRQQGLQQVKTRWMEQLREKAEIEDFRSTFNL, via the coding sequence ATGAACAAAATGCGGGAAAGTACCGCAGTCATCCTTTGGATATTGGTTATTGCATTTGGTGGAATCTGGGTATTCACGGACTCCGGTGCAATGGATGTAATTGGGCGAGGCAATGCCCTAAATGTTGCAACGGTGGATGGCGAGCCGATTGAGCGCGAGCAATTCCAAAACTTGCTGAACAACTACATTCAACAAGCGCAACAAAATGGCCAAGAAGTTACACAGGCCATGCGTGACCAATACAGTGACTTGGTTTTTAATGCCTTAATTGAGCGCAAACTCCGCGAGCGCGAGATGAAAAAATTGGGCATACAAGTAACCGATCAAGAAGTTATTAATATGGTTTTTGGCGCTACGCCAGACCCCATCGTCCTGCAATCTTTTAGTGACGGCAAAGGCGGGATTAACCGTACCGCACTCAAAAACTTTTGGGAAAACCCGGAACGCCGTCCACAAGTGCTGCAAATCCAAGACTATCTCCGCGAAAAACGTGCGCAGGAGAAATTGGACAAACTCCTTGAAGCAACCGTTCGAGTCTCGGACTCTGACATCGTTGACGAATATCTACGCCGCAACCAAACCTATTCCGCAGAATATATTGCGTTGCGATATGCCGATATTCAGGACAAATCTGTTCCCGTAACCGATGCCGATCTCCGAGCATATTACAACAAGAACAAAGAAGAGTTCAAACGCAAAAAGTCGTATTCTTTCCTCTTTGCCAGTAAAGAAACGTCGGCAACTCCTGCCGATAGTGCCCGCGTAAAAAATGAAATGGCCACACTCCGTGAGTCGTTTGCAAATGCCAAGGACTATGCCAGTTTCTTTACACAGAACACGGCTTTTGCTCCATTCGACTCTACCTACCGCGACAAGACGCAGTTTGGCCCCGTTCTGGCAAATACACTTTTTGCCAATCCAACTGTTGGAACGGTTATAGGCCCCGTTGCCGATGCTGGCGCTTTCCACTTAGTAAAGATTCTTGGCGTAAAGTCCGAACCCGCCTTTACCGCACGCGCCAGCCACATCTTGGTTGAACAAGAAGCGAAGGCAAAAGAACTTATGGCGCAATTAAAAGCAGGTGGCGATTTTGCGGCCCTTGCCAAAGCCAACTCAAAAGACCCAGGATCAGGACAAAATGGTGGTGATCTGGGCGAAGCACCTACTGCCAATTATGTCCCAGAGTTCAGAAATGCCATAGAAACGGCTCCACTGAACCAAGTCATCGGGCCTGTCAAAACACAATTTGGATTCCACATCATTAAAGTTGCCTCACGGACGGCAACCACCTCGTCGAGACTTAAAGTTGCGGACTTTATGCGCTCCATTGATGTGGGAGCAGAAGCGGTGGATCGTATCCGTAAAGGAATGGAAGACTTCCAGTACTTTGCAACAGAGGCAAATGACTTTAGAGGCGAGGCCAAAAAGCAAAAACTTCAGGTTCAAACCACTTCGGTTGAGGAAGGTGCCAACACCATCCCGTTGCTTGGCCCCAGCCGTGCAATCATGAACTTCCTCGCAACAGCCAAACCGAACCAAGTCAGTGATGTGGTGGAGTTAGACGGCAAAATGGTGGTCGTACAACTGCTCGAAACCAAGCCAGAGGGCTTTAAGTCGGTGGAAGAACTAAAAACCGTTTTAGAACCGCGTGCCCGAAACGAAAAGAAAAAGAATATGCTTGAGGAGCGCTTCCGCAATGCAATGGCTAAAAATGGTTTTGGCAACAACTTAGCCCAAGCCTTAAAAACCAATGTGAATACCGCAACCGACCTTACAGCAAACAATGCACTCATCCAAACATTAGGCCGCGAACCAAAATTTGTTGGGGCCTTAAGTGCCTTGAAGCCCGGACAATCAAGTGGAGCTATCGTTGGGGAAAACGGCGTCTATGTCGTGAAGTTGACAAGTAAAGGCAACTTTAGCGCCAGTACCATGAAGCCCGATGAAAAAGCACAAATTCTACAAACCCTGCGCCAACAAGGCTTACAACAAGTAAAAACCCGCTGGATGGAACAGTTGCGCGAAAAAGCCGAGATTGAGGACTTTAGAAGTACTTTCAACCTTTAA
- a CDS encoding flippase-like domain-containing protein, whose product MFSLIWFIHWDQIVNTIYQADWRFAGAALALLGLNIYLQATIWQRLVCRLYPDERFTHSLGAILVGQSLGLFTPARLGDFIGRAYYLEHSNKWELAALTGVQQIIALACYIGFGIPALLYFLLLQFKLSTYLWYLLLVMGVGALLLLVTILLHPRAVYRFIVGRFPYPHVLKTFGFLRHLSLQDVYKLFGLTTVRYAVFSLQCLLILYGFGAQIDWKDALIAIVLFFYANSVIPSPALAGLGIREGSAVFFLGFFGVPAAIAFSTSLLLYVVNILTPAAMGLPLIFRLKLNGQMQTKANLEKVTTSS is encoded by the coding sequence TTGTTTTCCTTAATCTGGTTTATCCACTGGGATCAGATTGTGAACACCATATATCAAGCCGATTGGCGGTTTGCTGGTGCGGCTTTGGCCCTATTGGGTCTAAACATCTATTTGCAAGCCACCATTTGGCAAAGGTTGGTTTGCCGGCTTTATCCAGACGAGCGTTTTACACATTCTTTAGGGGCGATTTTGGTTGGGCAATCTCTTGGTTTATTTACACCAGCTCGTTTAGGCGATTTTATTGGTCGTGCTTATTATTTGGAACACAGCAACAAATGGGAATTGGCGGCACTCACGGGCGTTCAGCAAATTATTGCCTTGGCGTGTTATATTGGCTTTGGAATCCCTGCTTTGCTCTATTTTTTGCTCCTTCAATTTAAGCTATCCACCTACCTTTGGTATTTGTTGTTGGTGATGGGTGTTGGGGCTTTGCTGCTTTTGGTCACGATTCTGTTGCATCCACGTGCGGTTTATCGCTTTATTGTTGGCCGCTTCCCGTATCCGCATGTGCTAAAAACGTTTGGTTTTTTGCGCCACCTCTCGTTGCAAGATGTGTATAAATTATTTGGGCTTACAACGGTTCGGTATGCTGTTTTTTCTTTGCAGTGCCTTCTAATTTTATATGGATTCGGGGCACAAATTGATTGGAAAGATGCCCTTATTGCCATTGTTTTGTTCTTTTATGCAAATAGCGTTATTCCTTCGCCTGCATTGGCGGGGTTGGGGATTAGAGAAGGCTCGGCTGTATTCTTTTTGGGCTTCTTTGGGGTTCCGGCAGCTATTGCCTTTAGTACCTCACTTTTGTTATATGTTGTGAATATCCTGACCCCAGCAGCAATGGGCTTGCCACTGATTTTCCGGCTTAAACTGAATGGCCAAATGCAGACAAAGGCCAATCTTGAAAAAGTTACCACATCTTCATGA
- a CDS encoding TonB-dependent receptor: MIPVNLSAFNRQAILFFVFSLFLSSTAWAQTTLTGKVTDAGSGQPLPGVTLLVVGKQIGAVTGTDGNYRLSIATGSYQIRASFVGYKTQVISTTVKAGKNVLDVTLQEDLIGSDEVVVLGTRRDDRVVTDSPVPIDVITPRELQSTGATETMQVLQAMVPSYNAPQSSITDGTDHIKVATLRGLAPDQMLVLVNGKRQHTSALVNVNGSVGRGSTGIDMNSIPASIIERVEVLRDGAAAQYGSDAIAGVINLVLKQKKGLDVRVNAGQYLSNEVRGYTESEGNRLDINGNLAKDASGNVLDAAGTYNWDGANETGTKRIGGSSQETVARSDGQAIDLNLGYGLGLGENGSLYIAANFVDKAHASRAGLDPRRNYFGINADGTLNTSQTAGTDDAREATFDRNNFWYGNGEQTGLSLFFNGNMPVGSNGANLYAFGGYSNREGLTGCFFRPASDNRTLRNLYPNGFLPKINGLVTDYTLTGGFKGTLGNWSYDLSEKFGSNTLRFNMKDVANVTYGATSPTEIDSGALSFAQATTNLDLYRQVNVGTASPLSVALGGEFRWENYQILQGEEVSYKDGGQKVLDGPNKGAAAAVGCQCFPGFAPNSLSDAKRNSFGAYADLENNVTDKILLSLAGRFENYSDFGSNFSGKFATKIDITENLGLRGAVSTGFRAPSLQQQYFTTISTNFINGVPFEVGTFTVDSPVAKALGATELKPETSFNLSAGITYNAGNFAITVDAYQIDIKDRITFTENFTGTTVQNFLATKNINANGGRFFTNAIDTRTQGLDVTARYATQAGSGKLRVSAALNFNQTEITNAGTDPNNPFLRYIPATAGLKALGFTALIGRQRLNDFEDAQPSNKQTLTLQYDVNNLGFTLRAIRYGEVTSLAADAPDKTTGFNPRDQVFSAKTLFDAEVNYKFRRGAQLSVGSNNLLDVYPDKVWKVDSNSGILPYSAFSPFGFMGRYVYTRLSYSL, encoded by the coding sequence ATGATTCCAGTAAACTTGAGCGCCTTTAACAGGCAAGCTATTCTATTCTTTGTCTTCTCGCTATTCCTCTCCTCAACGGCATGGGCGCAAACAACCCTGACGGGAAAAGTAACCGATGCTGGTTCGGGGCAACCCTTACCGGGTGTAACCCTTTTGGTTGTAGGCAAGCAAATTGGCGCCGTAACCGGTACAGATGGCAACTACCGACTTTCTATTGCAACAGGATCTTATCAGATCCGTGCCAGTTTCGTAGGGTATAAAACACAAGTTATCTCTACCACCGTAAAAGCTGGCAAGAATGTTCTAGATGTTACTCTGCAAGAAGATCTAATCGGTAGTGATGAGGTTGTAGTACTTGGAACACGCCGTGACGACCGTGTGGTGACCGACTCTCCCGTCCCGATTGATGTAATTACGCCACGTGAATTGCAATCAACCGGAGCAACCGAGACCATGCAAGTCCTCCAAGCAATGGTTCCTTCCTACAATGCACCGCAATCCTCCATCACCGACGGTACGGACCACATTAAGGTGGCCACACTGCGCGGCTTGGCTCCCGACCAAATGTTGGTATTGGTTAATGGAAAACGCCAACATACAAGCGCACTCGTAAACGTGAATGGCTCGGTAGGTCGTGGTTCTACGGGTATTGACATGAACTCAATTCCTGCCAGCATTATTGAACGTGTTGAGGTACTACGCGACGGTGCGGCGGCACAATACGGCTCAGATGCCATTGCGGGTGTGATCAACCTTGTGCTGAAGCAGAAAAAAGGCTTGGATGTGCGGGTAAATGCAGGACAATACCTCTCCAACGAAGTGCGTGGTTATACCGAAAGCGAAGGAAACCGCTTAGACATTAACGGAAACCTTGCAAAAGATGCCAGCGGAAATGTTTTGGATGCCGCCGGAACGTATAACTGGGACGGTGCAAACGAAACCGGAACCAAAAGAATTGGCGGTTCGTCACAAGAAACCGTTGCACGTAGTGACGGACAAGCGATAGACCTAAACCTCGGTTATGGTTTGGGACTCGGCGAAAATGGCTCGCTCTATATTGCAGCCAATTTTGTGGACAAAGCACATGCAAGCCGCGCTGGATTAGACCCCCGCCGGAACTATTTTGGGATCAATGCGGACGGAACCCTGAACACCAGCCAAACCGCAGGAACGGACGATGCACGGGAAGCGACCTTTGATCGCAACAACTTCTGGTATGGTAATGGCGAACAAACCGGCTTAAGCTTGTTCTTTAATGGCAACATGCCCGTAGGCTCTAACGGGGCAAACCTCTATGCGTTTGGGGGTTACAGCAACCGAGAAGGCTTGACGGGATGCTTTTTCCGGCCTGCGAGTGATAACCGTACCCTTCGTAATCTTTATCCAAACGGATTCCTACCAAAGATCAATGGCTTGGTGACAGACTACACCCTCACGGGTGGCTTTAAAGGCACCTTGGGGAATTGGAGCTATGACCTGAGTGAGAAATTTGGCTCCAATACCTTGCGCTTCAACATGAAAGACGTGGCAAACGTAACCTATGGCGCTACGTCTCCTACCGAAATTGATTCCGGTGCTTTATCCTTTGCACAAGCAACAACCAATTTAGACCTCTATCGCCAAGTCAATGTTGGCACCGCCTCACCACTTTCCGTTGCATTGGGCGGCGAATTTCGCTGGGAGAACTACCAAATCCTCCAAGGTGAAGAAGTTTCGTACAAAGACGGCGGCCAAAAGGTCTTGGATGGCCCAAACAAAGGTGCTGCAGCGGCGGTAGGTTGCCAATGCTTCCCCGGATTTGCACCCAACAGCCTCTCCGATGCCAAGCGCAACAGTTTTGGCGCTTATGCCGATCTTGAGAACAACGTTACCGACAAAATCCTCCTCAGCCTTGCAGGACGTTTTGAGAACTATAGCGATTTTGGCTCGAACTTCTCCGGTAAATTCGCAACCAAGATTGACATTACCGAAAACCTCGGTCTTCGTGGCGCCGTCAGCACGGGATTCCGTGCACCCTCTTTGCAACAACAATACTTTACCACCATTTCCACCAACTTTATCAATGGCGTTCCATTTGAAGTTGGAACCTTTACCGTAGATTCTCCTGTTGCAAAAGCCTTAGGAGCAACCGAACTCAAGCCAGAGACCTCTTTTAACTTGAGCGCAGGGATTACCTACAATGCAGGCAATTTTGCCATTACGGTTGACGCTTATCAGATAGACATCAAAGACCGGATTACCTTTACCGAGAACTTTACCGGAACAACCGTTCAAAACTTCCTCGCCACCAAAAACATCAATGCAAACGGTGGGCGGTTCTTTACAAATGCCATTGACACCCGTACACAAGGCTTGGACGTAACCGCACGATATGCCACCCAAGCTGGCTCTGGTAAACTCCGTGTTTCCGCTGCATTAAACTTCAATCAGACGGAAATCACCAATGCCGGAACAGACCCTAACAACCCCTTCTTGCGCTACATTCCGGCTACGGCTGGCCTAAAAGCCCTTGGATTTACGGCACTCATTGGTCGTCAGCGTCTAAATGACTTTGAAGACGCCCAGCCTTCCAACAAACAAACCCTGACCTTGCAGTACGACGTAAACAACCTTGGCTTTACGCTCCGCGCCATCCGTTACGGCGAAGTGACCTCCCTCGCTGCCGATGCACCGGACAAAACCACCGGATTTAACCCACGTGACCAAGTATTCTCGGCCAAAACCTTGTTTGATGCCGAGGTGAACTACAAATTCCGTCGCGGTGCCCAACTCTCCGTAGGTTCAAACAACCTCTTGGATGTCTATCCAGATAAAGTTTGGAAGGTGGACAGCAACAGCGGGATTTTGCCCTATAGCGCCTTCTCGCCATTTGGCTTCATGGGTCGTTATGTCTATACCCGCCTGAGCTACTCCCTCTAA
- the ggt gene encoding gamma-glutamyltransferase yields MKRTYRLFVLPLFIGLLLISGLTPIKHQPLTPYAVPDPVRGEKGMVVSAHPEATKAGLDILQKGGNAVDAAVATGFALAVVYPVAGNIGGGGFMVIRDKNGKSTSFDYREKAPEAATRDMFLDEKGNFVATRSTKGYLANGVPGAVAGMLQAHAKQGKLPLSAVLAPAIRLASMGWRLTEQDADMFNHFYKDFAEFKSTAKYFTKGSPEKPYSAGELFTQKDLALTLRRIQIKGHDGFYKGPTADLLVAEMKRGGGLITHKDLASYQAQEREVVTGTYRGYKIISMAPPSSGGIALMQLLNAVEPYDIKEMGFRSSELIHLEAEAMRRVYADRAEWLGDPDFFNVPQKGLIAKRYMQERMKTFDPQKATPSAQVKYGNPAMGESTETTHYSVVDKDGNAVAVTTTINGAFGNFVVVDGAGFFLNNEMDDFSAKPGTPNMFGVIGGEANAIQPHKRMLSSMTPTIVADPEGRLFMVAGSPGGSTIITTVYQVITNVIDHGMNIAEAVSVPRIHHQWLPEVLFHEKWAFPIDVSKNLESKGWKLSQRAGTSGMADCILITHETISTKTDPSGINTNQAKTQKRVYWGGADPRGQSLALGY; encoded by the coding sequence ATGAAACGCACGTACCGCCTTTTTGTCCTCCCGTTGTTTATTGGCTTGTTGTTGATCTCCGGTCTTACCCCAATTAAGCATCAACCACTAACGCCTTATGCCGTACCCGATCCGGTTCGTGGGGAAAAAGGCATGGTGGTATCCGCACATCCAGAGGCAACAAAAGCCGGACTCGATATACTGCAAAAAGGTGGAAATGCCGTAGATGCAGCGGTGGCAACCGGATTTGCCCTAGCAGTGGTTTATCCCGTTGCCGGAAACATTGGCGGCGGCGGCTTTATGGTCATCCGAGACAAAAATGGAAAATCCACCTCTTTCGATTACCGCGAAAAAGCGCCGGAAGCCGCCACCCGCGACATGTTTTTGGATGAAAAAGGGAATTTTGTCGCGACCCGCAGCACCAAAGGCTATTTGGCAAATGGCGTCCCCGGTGCTGTAGCGGGCATGTTACAAGCCCATGCCAAACAAGGTAAACTCCCGCTTTCGGCGGTCTTGGCTCCCGCAATCCGCTTGGCTTCTATGGGTTGGCGCCTCACCGAGCAAGATGCCGATATGTTCAACCACTTTTATAAGGACTTTGCTGAGTTCAAATCCACGGCCAAGTATTTCACAAAAGGCAGCCCTGAAAAACCATATTCAGCGGGCGAATTGTTCACCCAAAAAGACTTGGCGCTAACACTCCGACGCATACAGATCAAAGGCCATGATGGGTTTTATAAAGGTCCCACTGCCGATCTTCTTGTGGCCGAAATGAAACGCGGCGGCGGACTAATTACCCACAAAGACCTTGCATCCTATCAAGCCCAAGAACGTGAGGTAGTTACAGGTACATATCGCGGATACAAAATCATCTCGATGGCCCCGCCATCATCGGGCGGCATTGCCCTTATGCAACTCCTAAATGCCGTAGAGCCTTATGATATCAAAGAAATGGGCTTCCGTTCTAGTGAACTGATCCACTTAGAAGCAGAAGCCATGCGGCGTGTTTATGCAGATCGGGCAGAATGGCTCGGAGACCCCGACTTTTTCAACGTCCCACAAAAAGGCTTAATCGCAAAACGCTACATGCAAGAACGGATGAAAACCTTCGATCCACAAAAGGCAACACCAAGCGCACAAGTAAAATACGGGAACCCCGCCATGGGAGAATCTACCGAGACCACCCATTATTCGGTTGTGGACAAAGACGGGAATGCAGTAGCGGTTACCACTACCATCAACGGTGCTTTCGGGAATTTTGTCGTGGTTGATGGTGCAGGTTTTTTCCTAAACAACGAGATGGACGACTTTTCGGCCAAACCGGGCACACCGAATATGTTTGGCGTAATTGGCGGCGAGGCCAATGCTATACAGCCACATAAACGTATGTTGTCTTCAATGACCCCCACGATCGTCGCAGACCCCGAAGGCCGCTTGTTCATGGTTGCCGGTTCTCCGGGCGGCTCCACCATCATCACTACCGTTTATCAGGTGATTACCAACGTAATAGATCATGGCATGAACATTGCCGAGGCCGTTTCGGTGCCGCGTATTCATCACCAATGGCTACCAGAAGTCTTGTTCCACGAAAAGTGGGCATTCCCCATAGATGTCTCAAAAAACTTAGAAAGCAAAGGCTGGAAACTCTCCCAACGTGCCGGAACCAGTGGGATGGCGGATTGCATTTTGATCACCCACGAAACCATCTCCACAAAAACAGACCCCAGTGGTATTAATACGAACCAAGCGAAAACACAAAAACGGGTATATTGGGGCGGTGCCGATCCACGCGGACAAAGTTTGGCCTTGGGCTACTAA
- a CDS encoding ankyrin repeat domain-containing protein, translating into MYLRTFPLIFLIGFLFSACAEKPSPERARANLEAKKIPFTEEAFLETFAAYRMEEIQWFLEAGMKPDVADGAAWRMGIQKNFFQPTNLLMLHGAKPDQVFSDGFIPLVQAAAYGRTRIVSRMLAYNPFVDVKDPWGRTPLMMGAKSGNAYVVEQLLKDKPFLEATDVTGNTALQFALQRSHVATTNLLLDAGANPNVGHGKSTPPLVSAAYQGNVALVQRLLKEGANPNAVNATGYTALMAAVRVNKSQVVDILLAAGADPNRNNTEGWQGGTALHLAAIQQNKAMMEKLLKAGAKPQQTDHYGQTAEMLLSQNKATIDPIQQTIPKP; encoded by the coding sequence ATGTATCTGCGAACCTTCCCCTTAATTTTTTTGATCGGCTTTTTATTTTCAGCGTGTGCTGAGAAACCCTCTCCAGAGCGTGCTCGGGCAAATTTGGAGGCCAAAAAAATTCCCTTTACCGAAGAAGCGTTTCTGGAAACCTTTGCAGCTTACCGCATGGAGGAAATTCAGTGGTTCTTAGAAGCGGGTATGAAGCCGGATGTTGCAGATGGCGCAGCATGGCGAATGGGCATCCAGAAGAACTTCTTCCAACCGACTAACCTTTTGATGCTACATGGTGCTAAGCCAGACCAAGTCTTTTCCGATGGTTTTATTCCGTTGGTACAAGCAGCGGCCTATGGGCGTACCCGAATTGTGTCGCGCATGTTGGCGTATAACCCTTTTGTGGACGTCAAGGATCCTTGGGGACGGACTCCGCTGATGATGGGCGCAAAGTCGGGAAATGCTTATGTTGTGGAGCAACTTTTAAAGGATAAACCTTTCTTGGAAGCTACAGATGTTACGGGCAACACGGCCCTACAATTTGCCCTGCAACGTAGTCATGTGGCCACCACCAATTTACTGCTGGATGCCGGAGCTAATCCGAATGTAGGGCATGGAAAAAGCACGCCGCCTCTTGTTTCTGCTGCATATCAAGGTAATGTTGCATTGGTGCAGCGCCTCTTAAAAGAAGGAGCCAATCCCAATGCCGTAAATGCAACCGGTTATACCGCCCTCATGGCCGCTGTTCGGGTGAACAAGTCCCAAGTGGTGGACATACTCTTAGCTGCGGGTGCAGACCCCAACCGCAACAATACCGAGGGCTGGCAAGGCGGAACAGCACTGCACCTTGCCGCTATTCAGCAAAACAAAGCCATGATGGAAAAACTCTTGAAGGCCGGGGCTAAACCCCAACAAACTGACCATTATGGCCAAACTGCTGAAATGCTCCTTTCTCAGAACAAAGCCACTATAGACCCTATTCAACAAACCATACCCAAGCCATAA
- a CDS encoding polysaccharide deacetylase family protein has translation MFNIFATQTVRFLPRFYPDILWHVSTKEKVLYITIDDGPTASCTGVLAEILEKFNAKATFFLIGQNIESEPSLVRELMHAGHTLGQHSYSHPNAWQLPSIQMVEEMIRATKSLEEVTGERVKWMRPPYGRFTPTMRQWCVENQQKLVMWDILPADYMPSVSEEDISQHVCRYARKGSVVLLHDNPKVFHKTPEALRAILSKLKDEGWRFSAL, from the coding sequence ATGTTTAATATATTCGCTACACAAACCGTTCGTTTTTTACCCCGATTCTATCCAGATATTTTGTGGCATGTTTCTACGAAAGAAAAAGTCCTCTATATCACCATAGATGATGGGCCAACGGCTTCATGCACGGGTGTTTTGGCAGAAATCTTGGAAAAATTTAACGCCAAGGCGACTTTTTTCTTGATTGGCCAAAATATTGAATCGGAACCCAGCCTTGTTCGTGAACTTATGCACGCTGGTCATACCTTAGGCCAGCATTCCTACTCCCACCCGAATGCTTGGCAACTGCCCAGCATACAAATGGTGGAGGAAATGATTCGGGCTACAAAGTCTTTAGAAGAGGTTACTGGCGAGCGGGTAAAGTGGATGCGTCCGCCTTATGGCCGTTTTACACCTACTATGCGCCAATGGTGTGTCGAAAATCAACAAAAATTGGTTATGTGGGATATCTTGCCAGCAGATTATATGCCCTCTGTTTCGGAGGAAGACATTAGCCAACACGTTTGCCGCTACGCCCGAAAAGGCTCGGTGGTACTGCTACACGATAATCCCAAAGTTTTTCATAAAACACCGGAAGCCCTCCGTGCCATCCTTTCAAAACTTAAGGACGAGGGGTGGCGTTTCTCGGCATTATAA